The Quercus robur chromosome 7, dhQueRobu3.1, whole genome shotgun sequence genome has a segment encoding these proteins:
- the LOC126692076 gene encoding protein BUD31 homolog 2: protein MPKVKTNRVKYPEGWELIEPTLRDLQGKMREAENDPHDGKRKCEALWPIFKLAHQKSRYIFDLYHRRKEISKELYEFCLDQGYADRNLIAKWKKPGYERLCCLRCIQPRDHNFATTCVCRVPKHLREEKVIECVHCGCRGCASGD, encoded by the exons ATGCCAAAGGTGAAAACAAACCGTGTTAAATACCCAGAGGGATGGGAACTAATTGAGCCTACTCTTCGTGATTTGCAAGGAAAGATGAGAGAAG CTGAGAATGATCCCCATGATGGTAAGAGAAAATGCGAGGCATTATGGCCTATTTTCAAATTAGCACATCAGAAGAGTCGGTACATTTTTGACCTTTACCACCGGAGGAAGGAAATATCCAAGGAATTGTACGAGTTCTGTTTGGATCAAGGATATGCTGACCGCAATCTAAttgcaaaatggaaaaag CCGGGTTATGAACGTCTCTGCTGCTTAAGATGCATCCAACCAAGGGATCACAATTTTGCCACCACGTGTGTGTGCCGAGTGCCGAAGCACCTGAGAGAGGAGAAGGTTATAGAGTGTGTACATTGCGGTTGCAGGGGCTGTGCAAGTGGGGATTAA